A window of Acinetobacter sp. TR3 contains these coding sequences:
- the gmk gene encoding guanylate kinase, producing the protein MSGLLFVVSAASGTGKTSLVKALLDRVSNLHVSVSHTTRGQRPGELDGVHYHFTDTETFLAQVEQGGFIEYAEVFGNYYGTSQAKVKEQLQQGHDVLLEIDWQGADQVRRLFPESKQIFILPPTQYDLRQRLSNRGTDSVEVIEHRLSCAVEDMRHFANFDYIIINDDFNKAVHDLEAIITANRLVTLQQSARHQQLIEKLITLNRE; encoded by the coding sequence ATGTCGGGTCTATTGTTTGTCGTTTCTGCGGCATCAGGAACAGGCAAAACATCTCTCGTTAAAGCCCTACTCGATCGAGTCAGCAATCTACATGTTTCTGTCTCACATACGACACGCGGTCAACGCCCTGGTGAACTAGATGGTGTTCACTATCATTTTACTGATACTGAAACTTTTTTAGCTCAAGTAGAACAAGGTGGTTTTATTGAGTATGCAGAAGTATTTGGTAATTACTACGGCACATCTCAAGCCAAAGTCAAAGAACAATTACAACAAGGTCATGATGTGTTACTCGAAATTGACTGGCAGGGTGCTGATCAAGTTCGTCGACTTTTTCCTGAATCAAAACAAATTTTTATCTTACCGCCAACTCAATATGATTTAAGACAACGATTATCTAATCGCGGAACAGATTCAGTTGAAGTAATTGAACATCGTTTAAGTTGTGCTGTAGAAGATATGCGTCATTTCGCAAATTTCGATTACATCATCATCAATGATGATTTCAATAAAGCTGTTCATGATTTAGAAGCAATTATTACAGCAAATCGTTTAGTTACCTTACAGCAAAGTGCTCGTCACCAGCAATTAATTGAAAAGTTAATCACCCTTAATCGCGAATAA
- the rpoZ gene encoding DNA-directed RNA polymerase subunit omega, producing the protein MARVTVEDCLDHVDNRFELVLVASKRARQLARQGMEPTVEWDNDKPTVVSLREIAAGHVTKEILKQRDQDYQTSNLDMVLSTNSLNLEGFSF; encoded by the coding sequence ATGGCACGTGTAACCGTTGAAGATTGTTTAGACCACGTAGATAACCGTTTTGAGTTAGTACTGGTAGCGAGTAAACGTGCACGCCAATTAGCACGTCAAGGTATGGAACCAACTGTAGAATGGGATAATGATAAACCAACAGTCGTTTCATTACGCGAAATTGCGGCAGGTCATGTCACTAAAGAAATTTTAAAACAACGCGATCAAGATTATCAGACTTCAAATCTTGACATGGTGTTGTCTACAAACTCATTAAATTTAGAAGGCTTCTCTTTCTAA
- a CDS encoding RelA/SpoT family protein: MPGEEVSQAKQQLKVIIEAYLKDSDIQSVLAACDFADLAHSGITRKSGEPYVLHPIAVSCILAHMRLDADTLMAALLHDVIEDTEFTKDEIGEKFGSVVAELVDGVTKLSHSSDKEYNKAASFRKILQATLQDPRVIIIKLADRYHNMTTLGALRPDKRARIAQETFDIFVPMARLVGMNEMADNLEHLCYQNLDLDMFNDVQTALLETKPKRCEYQAVWEQKLSDLLKKYNLQGRIKKKNNNIELLRHFVKNEIDLNELSHSHAFEIILQSIADCDRLVEALKDNFQVLQYHDHIRRPLPGGNQSLMIKLKGEKTTLSLTIQTELMRKAARFGVVLGENAPQACRSAIQASMQNLNTLIDSDCAKTTFSDLLDYLHQEKIWVYTPHGQLHELPQGATVVDFAYSASLFLGNHAVGAKVDSEIRPLSTPLHSGQVVEIITDVLATPNPDWLSFINTQKARRALQNLLREQDIDEQRLVGQQALNRALKLFHRSIDDLSAEDWISVLEWRHLANKDTLFEQIAVGDLLPQLVANHLFAQDYHSQHHETSDRLILGTEGVDVKYAHCCNPVLGDPIQGHLSRRGLIVHRSRCRNLLHEQHLHPENIMPLHWQSEEIDDVRFSAFLCIHMTMSDEQISDLIYQCRKAKTGVEMVYSQEQKTYVNIVVSNRNQIAQIIRDLRMHFGFPRIERLNMPTAQPEVEKVS; this comes from the coding sequence ATGCCAGGCGAAGAGGTCAGCCAAGCCAAGCAACAACTCAAGGTCATTATTGAAGCCTATCTCAAAGATAGTGATATTCAGAGTGTACTTGCTGCCTGTGATTTTGCTGATTTAGCACATAGTGGTATTACACGAAAAAGTGGTGAGCCCTACGTTCTTCATCCTATTGCTGTGAGTTGCATTCTGGCGCATATGCGTTTAGATGCCGACACGCTTATGGCAGCTTTATTACACGATGTCATTGAAGATACTGAATTTACTAAAGATGAGATTGGTGAAAAATTTGGATCTGTCGTTGCCGAACTTGTTGATGGTGTCACCAAACTCAGCCATTCAAGTGATAAAGAATATAATAAGGCAGCATCATTCCGCAAAATTCTACAAGCCACCTTACAAGATCCGCGTGTCATTATTATTAAACTCGCTGATCGCTATCATAATATGACGACTTTAGGCGCATTACGTCCAGATAAACGAGCACGTATCGCGCAAGAAACCTTTGATATTTTCGTACCCATGGCACGTCTTGTCGGTATGAATGAAATGGCCGATAACCTAGAACACTTATGTTATCAAAATCTTGACTTAGATATGTTTAATGATGTGCAAACCGCACTCTTAGAAACCAAACCCAAACGTTGTGAATACCAAGCGGTATGGGAACAAAAATTATCAGATTTGCTTAAAAAATATAATCTACAAGGGCGTATTAAGAAGAAAAATAATAACATCGAATTACTACGTCATTTTGTAAAAAATGAAATTGATTTAAATGAATTAAGCCATAGCCATGCTTTTGAAATTATTCTGCAAAGTATTGCTGATTGCGACCGTCTAGTTGAAGCACTCAAAGATAATTTTCAAGTCTTACAATATCACGATCATATTCGCCGCCCTTTACCAGGTGGCAATCAATCATTAATGATTAAGCTAAAAGGTGAAAAAACCACATTATCTTTGACGATCCAAACCGAATTAATGCGTAAAGCTGCTCGTTTTGGTGTAGTACTCGGAGAAAATGCACCTCAAGCATGCCGTTCGGCAATTCAAGCTTCGATGCAGAACCTAAATACGCTCATAGATAGTGATTGTGCAAAAACCACTTTTAGCGATTTACTTGATTATTTACATCAGGAAAAAATTTGGGTCTATACGCCGCATGGTCAATTACACGAGCTTCCTCAAGGCGCCACTGTCGTTGATTTCGCCTACTCAGCTAGCCTATTTTTAGGCAATCATGCTGTTGGCGCAAAAGTGGATAGTGAAATCCGCCCTCTTTCAACTCCATTACATAGCGGACAAGTAGTTGAAATTATCACAGACGTATTAGCAACACCGAATCCAGATTGGCTCAGTTTTATTAATACTCAAAAAGCACGTCGTGCATTACAGAATCTACTAAGAGAACAAGATATTGATGAGCAACGTCTTGTAGGTCAACAAGCACTTAACCGCGCTTTAAAACTATTTCATCGCTCTATAGATGACCTTTCAGCAGAAGACTGGATTAGTGTACTTGAGTGGCGACATTTAGCTAATAAAGATACGCTATTTGAACAAATCGCAGTTGGGGATTTATTACCTCAATTGGTTGCCAATCATTTATTTGCTCAAGATTACCACTCTCAGCATCATGAAACTTCCGATCGCTTGATTTTAGGGACTGAGGGTGTTGATGTAAAATATGCACACTGTTGTAATCCTGTGCTTGGAGATCCAATTCAAGGACATTTATCTCGACGTGGTTTAATCGTACATCGTTCACGCTGCCGTAATTTACTGCATGAACAACACCTCCATCCTGAAAACATTATGCCTTTACACTGGCAATCAGAAGAAATTGATGATGTTCGCTTTAGTGCATTCTTATGTATTCATATGACGATGAGTGACGAACAAATTTCTGACCTGATTTATCAATGCCGAAAGGCCAAAACAGGCGTAGAAATGGTCTATTCACAAGAACAGAAAACCTATGTGAATATAGTCGTGAGTAATCGAAATCAAATTGCCCAAATTATTCGTGATTTACGCATGCATTTTGGCTTCCCAAGAATTGAGCGCTTAAATATGCCAACCGCTCAACCAGAGGTTGAAAAAGTCAGTTAA
- a CDS encoding RidA family protein, producing the protein MSRQVIHTEHAPAAIGTYSQAILVGNTLYLSGQIGLDPYSMELVEGIEAQIRRVFDNLKAVCAAAGGSLADIAKLNIFLTDLSHFQLVNQIMGEYFAQPYPARAALGVASLPKSALVEMDGIVIIPTQN; encoded by the coding sequence ATGTCACGTCAAGTTATTCATACTGAACACGCCCCTGCTGCTATCGGAACATATTCTCAAGCAATTCTTGTTGGCAATACGCTCTATCTTTCAGGTCAAATTGGCTTAGACCCATACAGTATGGAACTTGTAGAAGGTATTGAGGCTCAGATTCGTCGTGTATTCGATAATCTAAAAGCAGTATGTGCAGCCGCAGGTGGCAGCTTAGCAGATATCGCTAAATTGAATATCTTCCTTACAGATCTTTCTCACTTCCAATTGGTGAATCAAATTATGGGCGAATATTTTGCTCAGCCATATCCAGCTCGTGCAGCATTAGGTGTAGCAAGCCTACCTAAAAGCGCATTAGTCGAAATGGATGGTATTGTTATTATTCCAACACAGAATTAA
- a CDS encoding bacterioferritin-associated ferredoxin, translated as MYVCLCRGITDQDIKDAVANGAESYREIRDLLDLGTCCGRCAPEARSIISDELAEIAARISVAA; from the coding sequence ATGTATGTCTGTTTATGCCGTGGAATCACAGATCAAGATATCAAAGACGCTGTTGCAAACGGTGCTGAAAGTTATCGTGAAATTCGTGATTTACTCGACTTAGGCACTTGCTGTGGTCGTTGTGCACCTGAAGCACGTTCAATTATTAGCGATGAATTAGCAGAAATTGCCGCCCGTATTTCTGTTGCTGCCTGA
- the bfr gene encoding heteropolymeric bacterioferritin subunit Bfr: MKGNRDVINQLNQVLYHHLTAINQYFLHSRMFNDWGIEKLGSAEYKESIRQMKHADKVIERILFLEGLPNLQHLGKLYIGQHTIEVLNCDIRKVKENIEAIKQAVELAEAQQDYVTRDLVQEILEKEEEYWDWLDTQLDLVENVGIENYIQSQI, translated from the coding sequence ATGAAAGGCAATCGAGACGTGATTAATCAACTGAATCAGGTGCTTTATCACCATTTAACTGCAATTAACCAATATTTTTTACACTCTCGTATGTTTAATGACTGGGGAATTGAAAAACTTGGTTCTGCTGAATATAAAGAATCAATTCGTCAAATGAAACACGCTGATAAGGTCATTGAACGGATCTTATTCTTAGAAGGCCTACCTAATTTACAGCATCTAGGTAAGTTATATATTGGGCAACATACCATCGAAGTCCTCAATTGCGACATTCGTAAAGTAAAAGAAAACATTGAAGCGATTAAACAAGCTGTTGAACTTGCTGAAGCACAACAAGACTACGTTACACGTGATTTAGTTCAGGAAATTTTAGAGAAAGAAGAAGAGTATTGGGATTGGCTCGACACGCAACTTGATTTAGTTGAAAATGTTGGCATCGAAAACTATATCCAAAGCCAAATTTAA
- a CDS encoding PglL family O-oligosaccharyltransferase → MFFLSLILSAALFSFAWLSPFHTYPWVTFSSELASFGAALALLGVLLKQNIKIPKPQLLMLPLLLIPIFQWLFGLVPDFSVALLSFSYVFMFWLMMIGGYNLSSTSENRQRSMQGASYVVLSVAFISSLIAIVQWLNLESNFSWIIQLKGSRPYANFGQPNNLATFLIVGLMGALFLYEKHKASLWLLIPSSLSILFAICLTQSRTSWLVCIFICIYWVIKQYKNKPRLNFIKLFGWAATYFLIAGYLLPIIAQFMTISVGEAVTHTASLAERAGSGHERLGMWMQIIHAIGERPWFGYGWNQTSVAVVESIHFNTVQVWFNSAHNILLDLLVWNGLPLGFLIIAYFAIWLFWLSKNAKDTISIVAILMVSAILIHAMLEFPQRYAYFLLPIGFLLGLIQAQTPNLNGVSLHRNIIRCVWLISLIVLLLIWRDYKLFQDNSQLVFKQKTASEEILGSSKILILTQFQQRLDWIALKPQTLMSDSDLSVIGEMVENKATPYNLKKYAQLLVYNHKLDEAEQQLFVLQQLYKQKISLAEIMELNNK, encoded by the coding sequence ATGTTTTTCCTGAGCCTAATTTTGTCAGCTGCCTTATTTAGTTTTGCTTGGCTGTCACCATTTCATACCTATCCCTGGGTGACATTTTCTAGTGAGTTGGCAAGCTTCGGAGCTGCGTTGGCGTTACTAGGTGTTCTGCTCAAACAAAATATTAAAATTCCTAAACCACAACTTTTGATGTTGCCTTTGCTTTTGATTCCTATATTTCAATGGCTATTTGGACTCGTTCCAGATTTTAGTGTGGCATTGCTAAGTTTTTCATATGTTTTTATGTTCTGGTTGATGATGATAGGTGGATATAACCTGTCCTCTACATCTGAAAATCGTCAACGCTCTATGCAAGGGGCGAGTTATGTAGTACTAAGCGTTGCTTTTATAAGTAGTTTGATTGCGATTGTTCAATGGTTGAATCTAGAGTCAAATTTTAGTTGGATTATTCAGCTCAAAGGAAGCCGACCATATGCGAATTTTGGTCAACCTAATAATTTAGCTACATTTTTGATTGTAGGTTTAATGGGTGCGTTGTTCTTATATGAAAAGCATAAAGCATCTTTGTGGCTACTTATTCCATCAAGCTTATCTATCTTATTTGCGATTTGCTTAACGCAATCACGGACTTCTTGGCTAGTCTGTATTTTTATTTGTATCTATTGGGTGATTAAGCAATATAAGAATAAACCAAGGCTTAATTTTATTAAGTTATTTGGTTGGGCTGCTACGTATTTTTTAATTGCGGGCTATTTATTGCCTATTATCGCACAATTCATGACGATAAGTGTTGGAGAGGCGGTAACCCATACAGCATCACTAGCAGAACGTGCAGGTTCAGGGCATGAGCGTCTTGGGATGTGGATGCAAATTATACATGCCATAGGTGAGCGTCCGTGGTTTGGTTATGGCTGGAATCAAACAAGTGTCGCGGTTGTGGAAAGTATCCATTTTAATACCGTACAAGTTTGGTTTAATAGCGCACATAATATCCTGTTAGATCTGTTGGTTTGGAATGGTTTGCCATTAGGCTTTTTAATTATTGCTTACTTTGCGATTTGGTTGTTTTGGTTAAGTAAAAATGCAAAAGATACTATTTCGATTGTAGCAATATTAATGGTCAGTGCAATTTTGATTCATGCAATGTTGGAGTTTCCGCAGCGTTATGCTTACTTTTTATTGCCAATCGGCTTTTTGTTGGGGTTGATTCAAGCCCAAACGCCAAATTTAAACGGTGTTAGCTTACATCGGAATATTATTCGTTGTGTATGGCTCATTTCTCTGATTGTCTTACTGTTGATTTGGCGAGATTACAAACTGTTCCAAGATAATAGTCAATTGGTTTTTAAGCAAAAAACAGCTTCAGAAGAGATATTGGGTAGTTCTAAAATATTGATACTCACTCAATTTCAACAACGATTAGATTGGATTGCTTTAAAGCCTCAGACATTGATGTCCGATTCAGATCTTAGCGTAATTGGCGAAATGGTTGAAAATAAGGCTACACCTTATAATTTAAAAAAATATGCACAATTACTTGTTTATAATCATAAGCTTGATGAAGCGGAGCAACAATTATTTGTTTTGCAACAATTGTATAAGCAAAAAATAAGCTTGGCAGAAATTATGGAATTAAATAATAAATAA